A region of Chloracidobacterium sp. DNA encodes the following proteins:
- the obgE gene encoding GTPase ObgE: MFLDRVKIKVKAGNGGDGVTAFRREKFIPRGGPSGGDGGVGGSVWMEASEGLNTLLHLRFNPEHKAERGRHGEGSNRSGKDGEDAIVKVPVGTQVFDPETNELLFDFTEAGQRYLAAKGGKGGWGNSHFATPTKRAPKYHYNGRPGGEKELQLELKLIADVGLVGFPNAGKSTLISVISAAKPKIADYPFTTLEPNLGVVDMGDFRTFVVADIPGLIEGASDGAGLGHRFLRHVERTKVILHLVDVSSLSGRDPISDYEIINRELTNYDANLGARPQIVVATKIDALDEPERLEALKKRAKKDKKVFFAISSVTNDGVKELVNAVAKAIDQFTTENKEATENLKTA; this comes from the coding sequence ATGTTTCTCGACCGTGTAAAGATCAAAGTAAAGGCCGGTAACGGCGGTGACGGTGTTACGGCATTTCGGCGTGAGAAATTCATACCGCGCGGAGGCCCTTCGGGTGGCGATGGAGGAGTCGGAGGCAGCGTCTGGATGGAAGCCTCGGAGGGTTTGAATACGCTGTTGCACCTTCGATTTAACCCCGAACACAAGGCCGAACGCGGACGTCATGGCGAAGGTTCAAACCGCTCAGGCAAAGACGGCGAAGACGCGATAGTAAAAGTGCCTGTAGGAACGCAGGTGTTCGATCCAGAGACTAATGAGCTTCTTTTTGATTTCACCGAGGCTGGCCAGCGTTATTTAGCGGCAAAAGGCGGCAAAGGCGGTTGGGGCAATTCGCATTTTGCGACTCCGACCAAGCGTGCTCCGAAATATCATTATAATGGGCGGCCCGGCGGCGAGAAGGAATTGCAGCTTGAGTTGAAGCTGATCGCAGATGTCGGCTTGGTTGGGTTTCCGAACGCAGGTAAATCGACTTTGATCTCTGTGATCTCTGCCGCCAAGCCAAAGATCGCCGATTACCCTTTCACGACGCTGGAACCAAATCTTGGTGTCGTTGATATGGGCGATTTTCGGACGTTTGTGGTTGCCGACATTCCCGGTTTGATCGAAGGTGCGTCCGACGGAGCAGGCCTCGGCCATCGCTTTTTGCGGCACGTTGAGCGGACAAAGGTCATCTTGCATCTCGTAGATGTTTCATCGCTGTCGGGCCGCGATCCGATCTCTGATTACGAGATCATCAACCGCGAACTGACAAATTACGACGCCAATCTCGGCGCACGCCCGCAGATAGTGGTAGCAACAAAGATCGACGCCCTCGACGAACCCGAACGGCTCGAAGCTCTAAAAAAGCGTGCGAAAAAAGACAAGAAAGTGTTTTTCGCAATTTCGTCAGTAACAAACGACGGCGTGAAAGAGTTGGTCAACGCGGTCGCGAAAGCAATAGATCAATTCACCACAGAGAACAAAGAGGCCACAGAGAACTTGAAAACGGCTTGA
- a CDS encoding ComF family protein gives MIAALRNSLFSLVYPQECRVCSAHVEDHSDGTACRECWTTTRLFDGTEMLCNKCGAFFGDKAAPVAVYCRQCDDHHYSKAVALGIYEKALAAAIVNLKTAPSLPSRLRSMIRSSGTLRSLNEVDTIIPIPLSRLRRRERGFNQAEIIAGPVSAALCIPLDSHSLTRKLPTPIHRIGMDRKARELTVKNAFEVARPKLINGKNILLVDDVFTSGATASACARILKKHGADKISVFTLARAVMK, from the coding sequence ATGATCGCGGCACTCAGAAATTCGCTTTTCTCATTAGTTTATCCGCAAGAGTGCCGCGTCTGTTCTGCCCATGTCGAAGATCATTCGGACGGCACCGCTTGCCGCGAATGTTGGACAACCACACGGCTCTTCGACGGGACTGAAATGCTCTGCAATAAATGCGGAGCTTTTTTTGGCGACAAAGCCGCTCCCGTCGCGGTCTATTGCCGTCAATGCGACGATCATCATTACAGTAAAGCAGTTGCTCTCGGCATATATGAAAAGGCTTTGGCTGCGGCGATCGTGAATCTGAAAACCGCGCCTTCCCTGCCCTCGCGGCTTCGGTCTATGATTCGATCGTCGGGTACTTTGCGATCTCTAAACGAAGTTGACACGATCATCCCAATACCGCTTTCACGACTGCGGCGACGCGAACGCGGATTTAATCAGGCCGAAATAATCGCCGGTCCCGTCTCAGCGGCGCTTTGTATTCCATTAGACAGCCACAGCTTGACGAGAAAGCTTCCCACGCCTATCCACCGCATCGGAATGGACAGAAAGGCGCGGGAATTGACCGTTAAGAATGCGTTCGAGGTTGCTCGTCCCAAATTGATCAACGGAAAGAATATTCTGCTCGTCGACGACGTGTTCACTTCCGGTGCCACGGCATCTGCATGTGCGCGAATTCTGAAGAAGCATGGAGCGGACAAGATCAGTGTCTTCACGCTCGCACGAGCGGTGATGAAATAG
- the nadD gene encoding nicotinate (nicotinamide) nucleotide adenylyltransferase has protein sequence MKRIAFYGGSFDPVHRGHLAIAHALLDQFSLDEFVFVPAFHAPHKLRKTSTSAYDRYAMLCLVTQNEPNIRVSKMEIEMPERPYSVETLTRLNAELPNDEIYFVMGADSWMDITTWREWEKVLALSNHIVATRPGVEIALSHVTDEIRSRIVDLRSEPGAIATGSLPSKRSIYITDAVNIDISATEIRQNIRDIVTTWREDVPLEVANYIEKYQIYN, from the coding sequence ATGAAGCGAATAGCATTTTATGGAGGCTCGTTCGACCCGGTTCATCGCGGGCATTTGGCGATCGCTCATGCGTTGTTAGATCAGTTCAGCCTTGATGAGTTTGTGTTTGTTCCAGCATTTCACGCTCCGCACAAGCTCCGTAAAACGTCGACTTCGGCTTATGATCGCTACGCAATGCTCTGTCTAGTTACTCAAAACGAACCAAACATTCGCGTATCAAAAATGGAGATCGAAATGCCCGAGCGGCCATATTCGGTCGAGACTCTGACGAGGTTAAATGCCGAGCTGCCAAATGACGAGATATATTTCGTGATGGGTGCAGATTCGTGGATGGACATAACGACTTGGCGTGAATGGGAAAAGGTTTTGGCGTTATCAAATCACATAGTGGCGACACGTCCCGGTGTTGAGATCGCCTTATCGCATGTAACTGATGAGATCAGATCAAGGATCGTCGATCTGCGGTCAGAACCGGGAGCGATAGCGACTGGGTCTCTTCCATCTAAACGCTCAATTTACATCACCGACGCTGTAAACATAGACATTTCAGCGACTGAAATAAGACAGAATATCCGCGACATTGTTACAACCTGGCGCGAAGATGTGCCTTTGGAAGTTGCAAATTACATCGAAAAATATCAGATTTATAACTAA
- a CDS encoding VCBS repeat-containing protein, with translation MPTKHSSRVLFLTLILVVFATIAVNANWGSRIGHGSSVRPVSSNKASVGASTALPASGGTACTSNQRFTWPAIPEVAVGGPAMGVAMGDFNEDGFLDLVSTNDAPASSVSIRLGDGNGGFTSPPVPEIPVGAAPHPIAVGDFNGDGFLDFATANQGTANNVSIRLGNGNGGFTSPPVPEIAVGRGPTSMQIADFNNDGNLDIAVANLSDTSISVRLGSGDGGFVLPSVSEVDVGSRPFALAAGDLNNDGIPDLATSNDLADSVSIRIGNGKGEFTSANSEVAVGNIPMSIAIGDFNGDGNQDFVTTNLVSSTSQNGGDMSVRFGDGNGGFTSPAVPEVPMAGSDTVAVGDFNNDGKQDVITDLNYGSASIWLGDGSGNFATSTLLRVYLGTGSNRVGSIAVGDFNGDGIEDFAATTRPQSGPERPNISIRLGGCFPYTVDGAVLYGNAANGGTLPYRAVSYVLMRASGSQTTGTMNNWSYNLPGGYSLGVTGAGPFTVTPTKTSAVNNITSLDAARVAQHAADVASLANNQLLVADVSNNGSISSFDAGQIANFVVRASPSGRTGTWKFLPESRTYPSMTDSITGQDYVGLLFGEVSGNWADSSGRPVNRSIGGPIRNASVLIERVVSSAGKEVAVPVRVEGVANKGVIAYEFELRYDPSVIQPEGTGVDITKTVSGQFTAVSNAEEPGLLRVAVYGTMPITGNGILLNLRFTSVGASGTGSQLTWERFMFNEGEMAVSANNGQIELF, from the coding sequence ATGCCCACCAAACACTCATCCCGCGTTCTTTTTCTCACCCTGATACTAGTAGTTTTTGCCACCATCGCCGTAAATGCCAATTGGGGAAGCCGAATTGGTCACGGTTCTTCCGTTAGACCTGTGTCGTCTAATAAGGCTTCTGTAGGCGCATCAACGGCACTGCCCGCATCGGGCGGTACTGCTTGTACCTCAAATCAGAGATTTACCTGGCCTGCAATACCTGAAGTTGCTGTTGGCGGACCGGCGATGGGAGTCGCTATGGGCGATTTCAATGAGGACGGTTTTCTTGACCTCGTTTCAACAAACGACGCTCCGGCTAGCAGCGTCTCGATCCGACTTGGTGACGGCAATGGCGGATTTACATCGCCGCCCGTGCCTGAGATTCCTGTAGGAGCAGCTCCGCATCCAATTGCCGTTGGCGATTTCAATGGTGATGGTTTTCTGGATTTTGCAACGGCAAACCAAGGCACCGCAAATAATGTGTCGATCCGACTTGGGAATGGCAATGGAGGCTTCACCTCGCCGCCCGTGCCTGAAATTGCCGTTGGAAGAGGTCCTACGTCAATGCAGATCGCCGACTTTAACAACGATGGGAATCTAGACATCGCGGTAGCCAATTTGTCGGACACCAGCATTTCGGTCCGATTGGGAAGCGGAGACGGCGGGTTTGTGTTGCCTTCGGTCTCTGAGGTTGACGTTGGTAGCCGGCCTTTTGCGTTAGCTGCCGGGGACTTGAACAACGACGGCATTCCGGATCTTGCGACATCAAACGATCTTGCGGACTCGGTTTCTATCCGCATTGGAAACGGTAAAGGCGAGTTTACGTCAGCCAATTCCGAAGTCGCGGTCGGAAACATTCCGATGTCCATCGCTATCGGAGATTTTAATGGTGACGGAAACCAAGACTTTGTAACGACCAATTTGGTTTCAAGCACGAGTCAGAATGGAGGGGATATGTCGGTCCGATTCGGGGACGGCAATGGAGGTTTTACTTCACCTGCCGTACCTGAGGTTCCGATGGCAGGGTCAGACACTGTCGCCGTTGGAGATTTTAATAACGATGGTAAACAGGATGTCATCACCGATCTCAACTACGGCTCCGCCTCCATCTGGTTAGGTGATGGGAGCGGCAATTTTGCGACGTCAACTCTGCTTCGAGTTTATTTGGGAACAGGTTCGAATCGCGTCGGATCGATCGCCGTGGGTGACTTTAACGGCGATGGTATTGAAGATTTTGCTGCAACAACCAGACCACAGTCAGGCCCTGAGCGGCCAAACATTTCCATCCGTCTTGGCGGATGTTTTCCGTATACCGTTGACGGAGCCGTCCTCTACGGTAATGCGGCAAACGGAGGCACGCTTCCATATCGCGCTGTTTCGTACGTATTGATGAGGGCATCAGGTTCGCAAACAACGGGTACAATGAATAACTGGAGTTACAATCTCCCGGGCGGGTACTCGCTTGGTGTAACCGGAGCGGGCCCGTTTACCGTAACGCCTACAAAGACGAGTGCCGTGAATAATATAACTTCACTCGATGCGGCAAGGGTTGCTCAGCATGCGGCGGATGTTGCTTCTCTGGCAAATAATCAACTGTTAGTTGCCGATGTCAGCAATAACGGCAGCATCAGTTCGTTCGACGCGGGACAGATCGCAAATTTTGTTGTTCGTGCTTCGCCGTCTGGAAGAACAGGAACCTGGAAATTCCTTCCCGAGAGCAGAACTTACCCGTCGATGACAGACAGTATTACCGGTCAGGACTATGTTGGCCTGCTGTTCGGTGAGGTTTCCGGCAATTGGGCCGATAGCAGCGGTCGTCCCGTAAACCGAAGCATAGGTGGTCCGATAAGGAATGCGTCCGTTTTGATTGAGCGTGTGGTATCTTCAGCAGGGAAAGAGGTGGCAGTACCCGTTCGTGTGGAAGGAGTCGCTAATAAAGGCGTAATTGCCTACGAGTTCGAACTCAGATACGATCCATCGGTGATCCAACCTGAGGGAACAGGTGTTGATATTACTAAAACAGTCAGCGGTCAATTTACCGCAGTGAGTAACGCTGAAGAACCGGGACTTTTGAGGGTCGCGGTTTATGGAACAATGCCAATTACTGGAAATGGAATCTTGCTGAACCTTAGATTCACTTCCGTCGGAGCATCAGGGACGGGGTCGCAGCTGACGTGGGAACGATTTATGTTTAACGAAGGTGAGATGGCAGTAAGCGCGAATAATGGACAAATAGAACTATTTTAA
- a CDS encoding VCBS repeat-containing protein: MPTKHSSHILLTLTLVLLATVTSNAGWGRFDSMPAGVQTADRELEQSKTAGSAPTLGNYPTVGVNLSDNITITPDAPPTNSVSISVEAPASFTGQLTADPVTGIVRVTNAQPEMHTSVGIAITVRAFGANGASISKTFGLLVLPGPYCGQQSYFTAPSVPEIPAGSIPNSVAIGDFNNDDNQDVLTVNYSSNNVSIRLGNGSGGFTSPAVPEVVVGDRPLAVAIADFNGDGNQDIVVTNSFGPHQYGYTVSIRLGDGNGGFTLPAVPEIAAGSNTNAVAVGDFNRDGKADLAVGNFDTGIAIRLGDGAGGFVPSPAGDPTVIGVANSIAIGDFNRDGFQDIAATHSQNFVSIRLGNGVGGFTSPTTPEVSVGSIARSIAIGDFNRDRIQDFVTANTGTNTVSVRLGDGLGGFTSPATPEVAVAPQPFSIAIGDFNNDHYQDFAVSYNNSDKVSIRLGDDYGEFSSPAAPEITVGFRSNDVAIGDFNGDNIQDLTTANGSGSTSIRLGVCNAGTPTNTPTSTSTNTATASATSTPFNSIAVSLPSVTAQEGSTITVPITVGDLTGKGVISYDLQITFDPTVITPASTPYDRTGTLSGNLAITPNLQYPGHFIISAFSGASLTGSGTLLNLRFNIVGIAGQSTTLNFENYTDPGNGLHSGFLFNEGNPPAVTTNGSVAVSGSGSISGNISYGNAIGNPPSPRNISNVTLNASGSPPVSTVTNSNGLYSLSGLGLGSYTITLSKDGGVNGSITSFDAAKITQYVAGTNTLNTTQLLVSDVSGNSGISSLDAAMLAKFAAGPPYTGQGIGSTATWNFLPTARTYQLVGNVAGENYNALLMGDVSGNWTDSAPSRPTVNRNGPERSAAVAAPHLKSQADREILIPIKVQGAANKGIIAYEFDLRYDASVIRPQNDPVDLVNTVSRGLSVVVNPHEPGLLRVVVYGPIPIEENGLLLNLRFVPVGASGSVSPLTWERFMFNEGEPRVFATDGKVELF; this comes from the coding sequence ATGCCTACCAAACACTCATCCCATATTCTTCTCACTCTAACCTTAGTTCTCCTCGCCACTGTCACCTCTAATGCCGGTTGGGGCAGATTTGACTCAATGCCTGCGGGCGTTCAGACAGCAGATCGCGAACTGGAGCAGTCTAAAACTGCGGGCTCGGCGCCTACTCTTGGTAATTATCCAACTGTCGGTGTGAATTTGAGTGACAACATCACGATCACGCCCGATGCTCCTCCGACAAACAGTGTGAGCATAAGCGTCGAGGCTCCGGCGAGTTTTACAGGTCAGCTAACTGCCGACCCAGTGACAGGCATCGTGCGCGTGACAAACGCGCAACCCGAGATGCACACGTCTGTAGGAATTGCAATTACTGTAAGAGCGTTCGGGGCAAACGGCGCTAGCATCTCGAAGACATTTGGCTTGCTGGTCCTACCGGGACCGTATTGTGGGCAGCAGTCGTATTTTACTGCGCCTTCAGTGCCGGAAATTCCCGCAGGTTCTATACCCAACTCGGTAGCGATCGGCGATTTCAACAACGACGACAATCAGGACGTGCTAACGGTCAACTATTCATCCAATAACGTTTCGATTCGTTTGGGAAACGGCAGCGGCGGATTTACCTCGCCCGCTGTGCCTGAAGTAGTCGTCGGGGACCGGCCACTTGCAGTCGCGATAGCTGATTTTAACGGTGACGGTAACCAGGACATCGTTGTAACTAACTCCTTCGGTCCCCACCAATATGGCTACACCGTTTCGATCCGACTCGGAGACGGCAATGGTGGATTTACATTGCCTGCCGTACCCGAGATTGCGGCTGGCAGTAACACGAATGCAGTAGCGGTCGGAGATTTTAACAGAGACGGCAAAGCCGATCTTGCAGTGGGGAATTTCGATACAGGCATCGCTATCCGGCTCGGTGACGGTGCAGGTGGATTCGTTCCGTCGCCAGCCGGTGACCCGACCGTCATTGGGGTGGCAAACTCGATCGCGATAGGAGATTTTAACAGAGACGGCTTTCAGGATATTGCGGCTACACACAGCCAAAACTTTGTTTCGATCCGATTAGGAAACGGAGTCGGCGGATTTACTTCACCGACGACACCCGAGGTTTCCGTTGGGTCTATTGCCCGCTCGATAGCAATTGGGGATTTCAATCGTGACCGAATACAGGATTTCGTCACGGCAAACACAGGCACAAACACGGTTTCAGTGCGTTTGGGAGACGGCCTCGGCGGTTTTACTTCGCCGGCAACGCCGGAGGTCGCAGTCGCGCCGCAGCCATTCTCGATTGCCATTGGCGATTTTAATAACGACCACTATCAGGACTTTGCTGTTTCATACAATAACAGCGACAAGGTTTCGATACGGTTGGGAGACGACTATGGAGAATTTTCTTCACCTGCGGCACCAGAAATTACTGTCGGTTTCCGCTCAAACGACGTAGCGATTGGTGATTTCAATGGCGACAACATACAAGATTTAACCACAGCGAACGGTTCCGGCTCGACTTCGATCCGGCTTGGGGTCTGCAATGCGGGAACTCCAACAAATACGCCGACGAGCACGAGTACAAATACGGCGACGGCGAGTGCAACAAGCACGCCATTCAACTCGATTGCGGTATCGCTGCCTTCGGTAACAGCTCAAGAGGGCTCAACCATTACGGTTCCGATCACGGTCGGCGATCTAACGGGAAAGGGAGTTATTTCCTATGATTTGCAAATTACATTTGATCCGACAGTGATAACGCCGGCCTCAACCCCTTATGATCGGACTGGAACCTTGAGCGGCAATCTGGCGATAACGCCTAATTTGCAGTATCCCGGGCACTTTATCATCTCCGCCTTCAGTGGAGCGTCTTTAACAGGCTCCGGAACATTGTTAAATCTGAGATTTAATATCGTCGGCATTGCAGGACAATCGACCACCTTGAACTTTGAAAACTATACGGATCCGGGCAACGGCCTACATTCCGGATTCCTATTCAACGAAGGCAATCCACCAGCAGTGACCACAAATGGAAGTGTTGCAGTTTCCGGTTCCGGATCGATTTCGGGCAACATCAGCTACGGCAATGCGATCGGCAATCCTCCGTCACCGCGAAATATTTCAAATGTAACGCTTAACGCTTCGGGTTCGCCGCCGGTTTCTACTGTTACTAATTCGAATGGGTTGTATTCGCTTAGTGGTTTAGGACTAGGTTCCTACACCATAACGCTTTCAAAGGATGGTGGTGTTAATGGCTCGATTACTTCGTTCGACGCGGCGAAGATCACTCAATATGTCGCTGGCACTAATACGTTAAATACCACACAATTGCTTGTATCGGATGTGAGCGGCAATTCAGGTATTTCGTCACTGGACGCAGCTATGCTTGCCAAATTCGCTGCCGGGCCGCCATACACTGGGCAGGGGATAGGTTCGACGGCAACTTGGAACTTTCTTCCGACTGCGAGAACTTACCAGCTTGTAGGTAATGTCGCCGGAGAGAATTACAATGCCCTTTTGATGGGCGATGTTTCGGGGAACTGGACAGATTCCGCTCCGTCGCGTCCGACCGTTAACCGAAATGGGCCTGAACGAAGTGCCGCAGTTGCTGCTCCGCATCTGAAATCACAGGCGGACAGGGAAATTTTGATTCCGATCAAGGTTCAAGGTGCTGCAAATAAGGGCATTATTGCTTATGAGTTCGATCTTCGATACGATGCGTCGGTTATACGGCCTCAAAACGATCCGGTCGATCTGGTAAACACTGTCAGCCGAGGGCTTTCGGTTGTTGTAAATCCTCACGAACCGGGACTTTTGAGGGTCGTCGTGTACGGCCCGATCCCGATCGAAGAAAATGGATTGTTGTTGAATCTTAGATTTGTTCCCGTCGGGGCATCGGGCTCGGTGTCGCCGCTAACTTGGGAACGGTTTATGTTCAACGAGGGTGAGCCCCGAGTTTTCGCGACTGACGGTAAGGTCGAGCTTTTTTAG
- the rplU gene encoding 50S ribosomal protein L21 — protein MSYAIIKTGGKQFAVESGMTLRVPTISAEAGKKVDIDTLLAGGVTGAGTVKATVLKHGKGDKIIVFKKKRRKQYKRKQGHRQGFTEITID, from the coding sequence ATGAGTTACGCAATTATTAAAACAGGTGGAAAGCAGTTTGCGGTCGAGAGCGGCATGACGCTTCGCGTACCGACGATCAGCGCTGAGGCAGGAAAGAAGGTTGATATCGACACTCTTCTCGCTGGCGGTGTAACCGGTGCGGGAACGGTCAAAGCAACTGTGCTAAAACATGGCAAAGGCGATAAGATCATCGTTTTCAAAAAGAAACGCCGCAAACAGTACAAACGCAAACAAGGCCACAGACAAGGTTTTACAGAAATAACGATAGACTAG
- the tsaD gene encoding tRNA (adenosine(37)-N6)-threonylcarbamoyltransferase complex transferase subunit TsaD — MLILGIESSCDETAAAVVRDGREIVSSVIASQIEMHKPWGGVVPELASREHLEKIEPIVAEALEKAEVSLTEIDAIAVTQGPGLIGSLLVGVCYAKSLAYSLGIPCIGVNHIEGHVYSVAFENPEVEYPALALIVSGGHTNIFYVPKEGQYKVVSRTRDDAAGEAFDKVAKMLGLGYPGGPVIEKLALEGDASHVKFPKAKISDGRPDLSFSGLKTAVARYVRENEIAPFADGEEPTQPIKNLAASFQAAVVNALVGTLEKLAIELQPKTLIVAGGVACNLSLKTSAEDAAKRLALPVYFPSKHLSTDNAAMIAAAGYFHLKNGSQADLRMTADISMRLQNLENEDLELKKRGVPYRL; from the coding sequence ATGCTCATTTTAGGCATCGAAAGCTCTTGCGATGAGACGGCCGCTGCAGTTGTGCGTGACGGGCGCGAGATCGTTTCGTCGGTGATCGCTTCGCAGATCGAAATGCACAAGCCTTGGGGCGGCGTTGTGCCGGAGCTTGCATCACGTGAGCATCTCGAGAAGATCGAGCCGATAGTTGCCGAAGCTCTTGAAAAGGCTGAGGTGTCTCTGACTGAGATCGACGCCATCGCCGTTACACAAGGTCCCGGATTGATCGGTTCGCTGCTGGTCGGCGTCTGCTATGCGAAATCGCTTGCGTACTCGCTCGGCATTCCTTGTATCGGTGTGAATCATATCGAAGGACACGTTTATTCTGTCGCGTTCGAGAATCCTGAGGTTGAATATCCCGCACTGGCTTTGATAGTTTCCGGAGGCCATACAAACATATTTTACGTACCGAAGGAAGGGCAGTATAAAGTAGTATCTCGGACGCGTGACGATGCGGCGGGCGAGGCTTTTGACAAGGTCGCGAAGATGCTCGGGCTTGGTTATCCGGGCGGGCCGGTGATCGAGAAACTTGCATTGGAAGGCGATGCGAGCCATGTTAAATTTCCAAAGGCCAAAATATCTGACGGCCGACCTGATCTCAGCTTTAGCGGACTGAAAACGGCAGTCGCACGATACGTTCGTGAAAATGAGATCGCTCCGTTTGCTGACGGTGAAGAGCCGACTCAGCCGATCAAAAACTTAGCGGCCAGTTTTCAGGCAGCGGTCGTCAACGCGCTCGTTGGAACTCTCGAAAAACTTGCCATCGAACTACAGCCAAAAACTCTGATCGTCGCTGGCGGTGTTGCATGCAATTTGTCGCTCAAGACATCTGCCGAAGACGCAGCGAAAAGGCTCGCGTTACCTGTCTATTTCCCGTCGAAACACCTCTCGACCGACAACGCCGCGATGATCGCCGCTGCCGGTTATTTTCATCTAAAGAACGGCTCGCAAGCTGATCTTAGAATGACCGCCGACATATCTATGCGCCTACAGAATCTCGAAAACGAAGACCTTGAATTGAAAAAACGCGGCGTACCTTATCGTTTATAG
- a CDS encoding 23S rRNA (pseudouridine(1915)-N(3))-methyltransferase RlmH: MKFRFIWVGKTRDKNWRALHDEYLGRLGHFVKFEVVEVKDSAAHEGREIEGKRILEKVNQSSFVCLLDVTGQGLSSPELAKEVEKWQNGGSKEIAFVIGGADGISSAVAERADHVLSLSFLTFTHEMARVVLLEQLYRAYTILKGFPYQK, from the coding sequence ATGAAATTTCGGTTTATTTGGGTTGGGAAGACCAGGGATAAGAATTGGCGGGCGCTGCATGATGAGTATTTGGGGCGGCTGGGGCATTTTGTGAAGTTTGAGGTCGTTGAGGTCAAGGATTCGGCGGCTCATGAGGGGAGAGAAATTGAAGGCAAACGTATTCTAGAAAAAGTGAATCAAAGCTCCTTTGTCTGTCTTCTCGATGTGACCGGTCAAGGGCTGTCATCGCCGGAATTAGCAAAGGAAGTTGAAAAATGGCAAAACGGCGGATCGAAAGAGATCGCATTCGTGATAGGCGGTGCCGATGGCATATCGTCAGCAGTTGCCGAAAGGGCTGACCACGTGCTATCTTTATCGTTTCTTACTTTTACACACGAGATGGCTCGTGTCGTTTTACTTGAGCAATTATACCGGGCATACACAATACTTAAGGGCTTTCCATACCAGAAATGA
- a CDS encoding TraR/DksA family transcriptional regulator → MTKSALTKTALKEVKEKLLRERDLLIEKLKGNDLSIDDAETPDPVDLAVRNYSKNVMLAVSENESKQLALIDEALLRIEDKEYGTCLNCEKEINQKRLAAIPWARFCLDCQELLERGLLDEE, encoded by the coding sequence ATGACAAAATCCGCACTAACTAAAACTGCATTAAAAGAAGTAAAAGAAAAGCTGCTCCGCGAGCGAGACCTGTTGATCGAAAAGCTGAAAGGCAACGATCTGTCGATCGACGATGCGGAAACGCCTGATCCTGTGGATCTTGCAGTCAGGAACTATTCAAAAAATGTGATGCTTGCAGTTTCGGAAAATGAGAGCAAGCAGCTCGCCCTCATCGACGAAGCCCTCCTTCGCATCGAAGACAAGGAATACGGCACCTGCCTAAATTGCGAAAAGGAGATCAATCAAAAACGTCTCGCCGCGATTCCTTGGGCCAGATTCTGTTTGGATTGTCAGGAACTTCTGGAGCGCGGACTGCTCGACGAAGAATAA
- the rsfS gene encoding ribosome silencing factor, with protein sequence MEETQERSLQREAVKIEIAEKPTPFAELDPDVKLAIRCAAEKKAFDLIALDLRDIASFTEFFVIASGSNQRQVQAIADEINEQLKKQLGTRPVRIEGYNSAEWVLLDYGDFVVHLFNGEAREFYDLARLWLDARKVELPENL encoded by the coding sequence ATGGAAGAAACACAGGAAAGATCGCTTCAGCGAGAAGCAGTCAAAATTGAAATAGCCGAAAAGCCTACGCCTTTTGCAGAACTCGACCCCGACGTAAAACTCGCCATTCGGTGTGCCGCCGAGAAGAAAGCCTTCGACCTGATCGCGCTCGACCTGCGTGATATTGCTAGTTTTACCGAGTTCTTTGTCATCGCCAGTGGTTCAAACCAACGCCAGGTACAGGCCATCGCCGACGAGATTAACGAACAGCTCAAAAAGCAGCTCGGAACAAGGCCCGTACGCATCGAAGGCTACAATTCCGCCGAATGGGTGCTGCTCGATTACGGCGATTTCGTAGTCCACCTCTTCAACGGCGAGGCCCGTGAATTCTACGACCTGGCAAGACTATGGCTCGACGCCCGCAAAGTCGAACTGCCTGAGAATCTCTAG
- the rpmA gene encoding 50S ribosomal protein L27 has translation MAHKKGVGSSRNGRDSNAQRLGLKKFGGEHVLGGNIIARQRGTKWHPGNNVGRGKDDTLFSLIEGFVKFENKGRKGKFISVYVEGAPELAPKAV, from the coding sequence ATGGCACATAAAAAAGGTGTAGGTTCATCCAGAAACGGCCGCGATTCAAATGCACAGCGGCTTGGTCTCAAGAAATTTGGCGGCGAGCACGTTCTCGGCGGCAACATCATTGCACGTCAACGCGGAACTAAATGGCATCCGGGAAACAATGTCGGCCGCGGCAAAGACGACACGCTGTTCTCGCTGATCGAGGGCTTTGTAAAATTTGAGAACAAAGGCCGGAAAGGAAAATTCATTAGCGTGTATGTAGAAGGTGCTCCGGAACTTGCACCAAAAGCCGTTTAA